The following proteins come from a genomic window of Amphiura filiformis chromosome 16, Afil_fr2py, whole genome shotgun sequence:
- the LOC140172666 gene encoding sialate O-acetylesterase-like: MSMMTRAKMVRHLPAPVATEITGDHVTIHFSKWLEEVRHNTYFIRVILKKRRISDKMDEEAPFEVQDELSRFLTYRIVRGLEERTTYEFVTEAVQLSEQGGEVFGHTSGILRVETPFSDSLGGNAIRNYRYFSAVCWFYGRDLHDTYKVPMGMISTNWDATPVQAWSSPDVMNTCVESAKKANVTKSRCASETVKTRIKVKYRKNDSVLWNAMIHPFVNMTIKGAIWYQGESNTRDPDTYRCLFQAMISDWRHKWYAGSSQQTNPLFPFGFVQRLEYMDYHQTNDVGYVPNAGMPNVFMAVTLDLPDEKSPWNPIHPRYKQDVAARLVQAARVVAYQEKGLIYQGPFPTNFTVDSYAGTIEVQYNNKGSEPVRLVGPRNNTFEVCCSNCTECQDGDTWIGTTEIAVTGLYSIRMNYTCEDLDPVAMRYLWRDYPCTFKRCPVYNQDSFLPAPPFLLPLDYTFNSAVHFGGLKFLICFCHVFLFACYYFPLGRY, from the exons ATGAGTATGATGA CGAGAGCCAAGATGGTACGACATCTTCCAGCTCCTGTTGCAACAGAGATTACTGGAGACCATGTCACAATACACTTTTCGAAATGGTTAGAAGAAGTCCGTCACAACACCTATTTCATCAGAGTTATTCTGAAAAAGAGAAGAATTTCGGATAAAATGGACGAAGAGGCACCATTTGAAGTACAGGATGAATTGTCCAGGTTTTTAACGTATCGGATTGTACGAGGCTTAGAAGAGAGGACTACTTATGAATTTGTTACCGAAGCAGTGCAATTATCAGAACAAGGTGGTGAGGTATTTGGTCATACAAGTGGTATACTACGAGTTGAGACACCGTTTTCGG ATTCACTAGGAGGCAATGCCATCCGCAATTACAGGTATTTTTCTGCTGTGTGCTGGTTCTATGGTCGAGACTTACATGACACATATAAGGTCCCAATGGGAATGATCTCCACTAACTGGGATGCCACTCCTGTACAAGCGTGGTCCTCACCAGATGTGATGAATACTTGTGTGGAAAGTGCTAAAAAGGCAAATGTTACAAAAAGCAG ATGTGCATCTGAAACGGTGAAAACCCGTATTAAAGTAAAATATCGTAAAAATGACAGTGTTTTGTGGAATGCGATGATTCATCCATTTGTCAACATGACCATCAAAGGTGCAATATGGTACCAAG GTGAATCCAACACTAGAGATCCAGACACTTATAGATGTCTTTTTCAAGCTATGATAAGTGACTGGAGACACAAGTGGTATGCAGGATCCTCACAACAAACCAACCCTTTATTTCCCTTTGGATTTGTACAG cggctggaatacatggattaccATCAGACGAACGATGTAGGTTATGTACCCAATGCTGGAATGCCTAATGTCTTCATGGCTGTAACATTAGATCTTCCAGATGAAAAGTCACCATGGAATCC AATCCATCCACGATATAAACAAGATGTAGCAGCACGTCTTGTCCAAGCTGCCAGGGTCGTAGCATACCAGGAGAAAGGACTGATATACCAAGGACCATTCCCAACTAATTTTACTGTGGACAGTTATGCAGGGACCATTGAAGTGCAATATAATAATAAGGGTAGTGAACCTGTTCGTCTAGTAGGACCCCGCAACAACACATTTGAG GTATGTTGTTCTAATTGCACTGAATGCCAAGACGGTGATACATGGATTGGTACTACTGAAATAGCTGTGACTGGTTTGTATTCCATAAGGATGAACTATACCTGCGAAGACCTTGATCCTGTTGCTATGCGCTATCTATGGAGGGACTATCCGTGTACTTTTAAGAGGTGTCCAGTGTATAACCAAGATAGCTTCTTACCTGCACCACCATTCTTGTTACCATTGGACTATACCTTCAATTCGGCCGTACACTTTGGGGGTCTCAAATTTCTAATTTGCTTCTGCCATGTGTTTCTTTTTGCATGTTACTACTTTCCCTTGGGAAGATATTAA